The genomic stretch CTTCGCTTTCGCTGTTCGTTGGCTATTTCGCTCTCTACGGATCGCTGTTTTTCCAACTTCGTTGGAAGCCACTCACTTCGCTTTCGCTGTTCGTTGGCTATTTCGCTCTCTACGGATCGCTGTTTTTCCAACTTCGTTGGAAGCCACTCACTTCGCTTTCGCTGTTCGTTGGCTATTTCGCTCTCTACGGATCGCTGTTTTTCCAACTTCGTTGGAAGCCACTCACTTCGCTTTCGCTGTTCGTTGGCTATTTCGCTCTCTACGGATCGCTGTTTTTCCAACTTCGTTGGAAGCCACTCACTACGCTTTCGCTGTTCGTTGGCTATTTCGCTCTCTACGGATCGCTGTTTTTCCAACTTCGTTGGAAGCCACTCACTACGCTTTCGCTGTTCGTCGGCTATTTCGCTCTCTACGGATCGCTGTTTTTCCAACTTCGTTGGAAGCCACTCACTTCGCTTTCGCTGTTCGTTGGCTATTTCGCTCTCTACGGATCGCGAAATAGGTTGACAGGCTATATGCAAACCGGAGTCTAATAGGAGCTATGGATAGCGCTCCCGAGCACCTTGGCCCTTTATTAATTCAATTCTTACTCGGAGTTGGTTTCTCCGCTCTGATTCTTACCCTTGCCATACTCATTGGCCCCAAAAAGAAGTCCAAGCCGCAAGACACGTTCGAATGTGGTGTGCAGTACTACGGGGATGCGAGAGGTCTTTTTAATATTAAGTTTTATCTTGTAGCCGTTCTTTTTATTTTGTTCGATATTGAGGCCGTCTTCCTTTTTCCTTATGCAGTCAATTTGATCGGATTTAAGAACGCGGGAATCGGTTTTTTTCTCATCTTCGAGATGTTTGTGTTTGTCCTCACCTTAGTCGTAGGCTTATACTATATCTGGAAGAAAGGAGCACTGGAATGGGATTGAGTGATCTTAGCAAGGCTCCGGGCCAAGCCCTGGGCGACATGATTCAACTCGGAAACGTTGAATCCGTGATTCAATGGGGAAGAAGTTATTCCCTTTGGCCGTATCCTTTCGCGACGGCTTGTTGCGGCATCGAATATATGAGCACATCCTGTTCCGATTACGACATCGCTCGTTTCGGTGCGGAACGCCCTTCGTTCTCACCTCGTCAAGCGGACATGATTCTCGTTCTTGGAACCATCACCTATAAGATGGCTCCAGTGCTTCGTCAGATCTACGATCAAATGGCCGAGCCGAAATTTGTGATCAGCGTAGGAGCTTGCGCTTCTTCGGGGGGAATGTTCAACACGTACGGAGTTCTGCAAGGTGTGGATCGAATTCTTCCCGTCGACGTTTATGTTCCTGGTTGTCCTCCTCGTCCGGAAGCGATCTTGGACGCGCTTGTGAAATTACAGCAGAAGTTGAAAACTCAGGGGCTGGAAGAAAGACGTCAGGAAGTGATGCATAAAATCCAGGAATTGAACGAAAGAAATAAACCCCTGGTTGTAAGATGAAAGAAGCAGTAGAAAGTTTCCTCAAAGATAAATTCCCTCACTTCTTGGACAAACAAGAATCCGTCGTTTCCAATGTTCCCGTTTTTTTTCTAAAACCGGAAGGTTTGGTTCCGGTTTTAACGGCGCTCAAAAACGATCCAACACTCTATTATAATTTTCTAAACGATCTTACCGCGATCGATTGGCTCGGAAAAAAAGAACCCCGTTTCGAGGTCTGTTATCTGCTCCGTTCTGCGAACAAGTCGTCGAGTAGAATCCAGATCAAGGTCCGAGTAGAAGAGGGAGAATCGGTTCCGAGTATCGTCTCCGTTTTTAAAGGCGCCAACTGGCCGGAAAGGGAAGTGTATGACCTTTTCGGAATTCCCTTTGCCAATCATCCAAACTTGGATCGGATCTTGATGCCGGATAACTTCCAGGGCCATCCACTCCGTAAAGATTTTCCGCTCGAAGGGTTCGGTCAGGATTATCTCATCGAAGATCTTCTCCAAATGCATATCTCCGAAGACATCACAAAGGAAGGAGGAAAGTAAAATGATGTACGAAAAAACGGCCCAACATTTCGGACAGAAGTTTGCCAATCTTCCGGAAGGTCATCTCCTCGTAAACTTAGGTCCTTCTCACCCCGCGACGCACGGAATTCTTCAGAACGTGATTCAACTCGACGGCGAAAGAATCGTGGAAGCGGAATCGGTCATCGGTTACGTGCACCGTTGTTTCGAAAAATTAGGAGAACGTTATACTTACAATCAGTTCCTGGTCTGCACGGATCGGATGAACTACGTTTCCACTCCTCTGAACAATATCGGTTGGATTCTCGCTGTGGAAAAGATGATGCAGATCGAGGTTCCGGATCGTGCGACGTATGTGAGAATGATCATCTCCGAACTTTCCAGAATCATGGATCATATCATCTGTTCCGGAATTTTGGGAGTGGACTTGGGAGCTTTTTCGGGGCTTTTGCATCTCTTTCACCATCGGGAAAATATCTATCAGGTGATCGAAAAACTCACCGGAGCCAGGCTGACGACTACATTTTGTAGAATCGGCGGTTTGGAAAGGGACATCTATCCCGATTTCGTAAAAGAAGTAAAGATGGTCTGCAAAGGACTCAAACCCGCGATCGAAGAATTCAACAGCCTTCTTTTAAAGAATAAAATCTTTCTGGGACGCACGGATGGAGTCGGCGGGATTTCCGCGGAAAACGCAATCGCTTACGGTTATTCGGGACCGAATCTCCGCGCCGCCGGCGTCGATTGGGACGTTCGAAAAGACGAACCGTATATGTTGTATGATAAAGTCGATTTCGACATTCCGGTCGGCGAGGACGGTTCCGTTCTTCATAGAACCTTGGTTCGTATGGAAGAGATGCGTCAGTCGATTCGTATCATCGAACAGTTGGTAGACGGGATTCCGGAAGGAACCTGGCACGCGAATCTTCCGCACGCTTATCTTCCCGAAAAGAACAAAGTCTACAACAACATGGAAGAATTGATCTATCACTTCAAAATCATCATGCACGGAGTCAAGGTCCCTCCGGGAGAATACTATATGGGGACCGAAGCCGCCAACGGAGAACTCGGTTACTACATCGTCTCCGAAGGCGAAAAATCTCCTTGGAGAGTCCACGTTAGACGTCCTTGTTTCTGGTTTTATCAATCCTACGCCGAACTCGTAAAAGGCGGTTTGCTCGCGGATTCCGTCGCTACGATGAGTTCTCTGAACGTGATCGCCGGGGAGTTGGACTGCTGATGAGTTACAAATTCAGTGAAGAATCCGAAAAAAGATTTCAGAAGATGCTGGAAGTGTTTCCGGAAAAGCGCTCTCTCATTCTCCCTTGTTTGTACATTCTCCAGAGGGAAAACGGTTTTGTGGATCAGGACGGGATGAACTACATCGCGGAGCGTCTCGGAGATCCGATATCTCTCGCGCAGGTGTACGGAGTGGCTACGTTTTATACTCTCTATAATAAGAAGCCCGTTGGAAAGTATCATATCCAGATCTGCGGAACCTCGAGTTGTTATCTCCAAGGAAACGACGGGATCGAAAAACATCTCTGCGATCGTTTGGGAATTCATCTCGGACAAACGACCCCGGACGGAAAGTTTACCTTGGAAGAAGTGGAATGTCTCGGCGCCTGCGGTTATTCTCCGATGGTGCAAATCAACGACGATTTTTACGAACAACTGACTCCTGAAAAGGTGGATCAGATTCTAAAAAGTCTGAACTGACAAAGGAAATCCTTATGGCAGAAATGAAAATTCTTACGAAATACATCGATAACCCCAAGTCCACAGAACTTGAGTTTTACGAATCGGTTCACGGTTACGACGGTTTAAAAAAAGCGCTTCAGATGAAACCCGACGATATCATCGCCGAGGTGAAAAAATCCGGACTCAGAGGACGGGGAGGCGCGGGCTTTCCGACCGGACTGAAATGGTCCTTTATCCCGAAGGATATTCCAAAACCGAAATATATCATCTGCAACGCGGACGAAGGCGAGCCCGGTACATTCAAAGATCGTAAACTGATTGAGAACCTTCCTCACCAGATCATCGAAGGGATGATCATCGGCGCAAGAGCGATCAACTCGAACAAGGGATTCTTCTACATTCGTGGAGAATTTCAGAAAGGCGCAAGAGCGATGCAGAAGGCGATCGACGAAGCCTATACAAAAGGGTATCTCGGTAAGAATATCTTAGGTTCGGGCTTTGACTTTGATCTCGTCCTCTACGAAGGTGCGGGCGCTTACATCTGCGGAGAAGAAACCGCACTCATCAATTCCCTGGAAGGAAGAAGAGGTCATCCAAGATTGAAACCTCCGTTTCCTGCGGTTTCCGGTTTGTATCGTTCCCCCACCGTGGTGAATAACGTGGAAACCTTTTCCGCGATTCCTCATATCCTGGACAAAGGTGCGGATTGGTATTCCAAGATCGGGACCGAAAAATCTCCGGGAACAAGACTCTTCAGCGTTTCGGGTCACGTAAAAAGACCGGGCGTCTACGAAATCGAATTAGGAACTCCTTTATTAGAACTTGTGAATGATCTCTGCGGTGGAATCGTCGACGATAAACCTCTGAAGGCGATCATACCCGGAGGTTCTTCCGTTCCGATTTTAACGGCGGAAGAATGTAAAACCGCAAACATGGATTTCGAATCGATGGCCGCTCACAAAACCATGCTCGGCTCGGGTGCGGTGATCGTACTCGCGGAAGGAACCGACATCGTAGAAACCACGTTTCGTTTCGCAAGATTCTACGCGCACGAATCCTGCGGTCAGTGTACTCCTTGTAGAGAAGGAACCCATTGGGTTCGGGACATTCTTTCCAAAATTCGAGACGGGGAAGGGACAACTCAGGATATCGATCTGATTCTTTCTTTATCTCGTAACATGGAGGGTGGAACTACGATTTGTCCTCTTTCCGACGCTTGTGTCGGGGCGGTTCGTCCGGCTCTTCAGAAATTCCGTTCCGAGTTTGACGCAAGACTCAAAGTAAAACCGGAACCCGTGACGGAACCTCGTAGACGCAAGGAGGATAAGGCTCTTCTATGAATTGGAACGAAATCCTATTTTGGCTCTTAAAGAGCGGTCTTTTCTTTTTTATCCTGATCACCGCCTGCGCCTATTACACTCTCGCCGAAAGACGGGTCGCGGGTTTTATTCAGGACCGCAAAGGACCCAATCGTGCGGGAATCTTCGGACTTCTCCAACCCCTTGCGGATGGAATCAAGTTTCTTACCAAAGAAGAAGTGTTCCCTCTGAACGTAAATCGTGTGATGTATCTCATCGCTCCGGGAATTTCGATGACCTGCGCCATCATGGCTTGGTCGGTCGTACCTTTGGGTGGTCAGATTCCTCTTCCCGGATTTTTGCAGAACGCGACCGGTCTTCAGTTTTTGGATCTGCAAGTTGCGAACCCCGATACGGGGATTCTTTTTTTGTTTGCGATCTCCTCTCTCGCTGTGTATGGAATCATCATCGCGGGTTGGGCGAGTAACAACAAATATTCCTTGTTAGGCGGGATTCGTGCGACGGCTCAGATGATCAGTTACGAACTTCCTCTTTCGATGAGCGTCGCTTCCATTGTGATCATCACCGGTTCCTTGAAACTTACCGATATCAGCGCCTCTCAGGCGGGTCTCTGGAATATTTTCAAACTTCCCGGTTTTATTGCGTTTTTCCTTTTTGTAGTCGCGATGTTTGCGGAAACCAATCGTCTTCCTTTCGATTTGGCGGAAGCAGAATCGGAACTCGTCGTCGGTTTTCACACGGAATACGGCGCGTTTAAGTTCGCGTTATTCTTCATCGCGGAATACATGAACATGATCACGATGAGTTGTGTGGTGACCTTGCTTTTTTTCGGCGGTTATCAGGTTCCTTTTGGGATTTTGGACGGTCACGTTTTACAACCTCTTTTCGGACTCTTTTTCTTTTTGGGAAAGGTTCTCTTTTTTACGTTTTTGTTTCTCTGGGTGAGATGGACGCTTCCTCGTTTTCGTTACGACCAACTCATGTCTCTCGGTTGGAAAAAGCTGATTCCTTGGGCGATTTTGAACATCGTCATCGCAAGCATCTATATACAATTTTAAGAATATAAGAAAATGCCACTAACAGATCAACCTCAACTGCTTCTATTCTTCCTGTTTGCGACGGTGATGATTCTCAGTTCTCTGGGAGTGATCTTTCACCCAAACGCGATCACCGCCGCCGTTCTTCTCGTATTGAGTTTTTTTTCTCTCGCGGCTATTTACGCGGTGATGAACGCGATTTTTATCGCGACGATGCAACTTCTCGTGTATGCGGGTGCGATCATGGTTTTAGTCGTCTTCGTTTTGATGCTTCTTTCTCTCAGGGACGACGCCCCTCAGTTTTTTATCTTTGAAAAACCGGTGAAAAAACTTTTGTATCTGACCCTCGTCGCCTTTTTGGGAGTTCTTTTGATTACCGCCGTACACGACGGAATTCCTTCGCGAACTTCGGAAAGAATCGGCTATCTCTCCAACAGCAATGTTGAATATTCTTTCGATATTCCCAAGGGCGGAAACACAGCGAACGGAGTCGGCTCTACTTCGTCCGGAAATACCGCAGTGGTCGGAACCGCAATGTTTCTCCGTTATCTGCTTCCTTTCGAATTGATTTCCATTCTTCTTCTCGCCGCGGTCCTTGGAGCAGTCGTACTTGGAAAAAAGAATCTCGCCAACAAGGGATTGGAAGGAGAAAAACCATGAACCTTTGGATTTCCGGAATTCCTGTGGAATATTTTTTAACCCTCGCGATGATCATCTTTACGATCGGAGTCGCCGGCGTGATGGTAAGAAGAAGCGCGGTCCTTATTTTTATGTCCGTGGAATTGATCTTAAACTCGGTGAATCTCGTTTTCGTCACCTTCTCCAAAGCCCTCCACCAAGTGGACGGAGAAGTTGTGGTCTTCTTTGTGATGGCGATCGCCGCGGCGGAAGCCGCGATCGGACTTGCGATTGTGATCGCGATTCATAGGCTCAAAAAGACAAGCTACGTAGACGAAATGAATCTGAT from Leptospira stimsonii encodes the following:
- the nuoE gene encoding NADH-quinone oxidoreductase subunit NuoE, which codes for MSYKFSEESEKRFQKMLEVFPEKRSLILPCLYILQRENGFVDQDGMNYIAERLGDPISLAQVYGVATFYTLYNKKPVGKYHIQICGTSSCYLQGNDGIEKHLCDRLGIHLGQTTPDGKFTLEEVECLGACGYSPMVQINDDFYEQLTPEKVDQILKSLN
- the nuoF gene encoding NADH-quinone oxidoreductase subunit NuoF, with product MAEMKILTKYIDNPKSTELEFYESVHGYDGLKKALQMKPDDIIAEVKKSGLRGRGGAGFPTGLKWSFIPKDIPKPKYIICNADEGEPGTFKDRKLIENLPHQIIEGMIIGARAINSNKGFFYIRGEFQKGARAMQKAIDEAYTKGYLGKNILGSGFDFDLVLYEGAGAYICGEETALINSLEGRRGHPRLKPPFPAVSGLYRSPTVVNNVETFSAIPHILDKGADWYSKIGTEKSPGTRLFSVSGHVKRPGVYEIELGTPLLELVNDLCGGIVDDKPLKAIIPGGSSVPILTAEECKTANMDFESMAAHKTMLGSGAVIVLAEGTDIVETTFRFARFYAHESCGQCTPCREGTHWVRDILSKIRDGEGTTQDIDLILSLSRNMEGGTTICPLSDACVGAVRPALQKFRSEFDARLKVKPEPVTEPRRRKEDKALL
- a CDS encoding NADH-quinone oxidoreductase subunit D — translated: MMYEKTAQHFGQKFANLPEGHLLVNLGPSHPATHGILQNVIQLDGERIVEAESVIGYVHRCFEKLGERYTYNQFLVCTDRMNYVSTPLNNIGWILAVEKMMQIEVPDRATYVRMIISELSRIMDHIICSGILGVDLGAFSGLLHLFHHRENIYQVIEKLTGARLTTTFCRIGGLERDIYPDFVKEVKMVCKGLKPAIEEFNSLLLKNKIFLGRTDGVGGISAENAIAYGYSGPNLRAAGVDWDVRKDEPYMLYDKVDFDIPVGEDGSVLHRTLVRMEEMRQSIRIIEQLVDGIPEGTWHANLPHAYLPEKNKVYNNMEELIYHFKIIMHGVKVPPGEYYMGTEAANGELGYYIVSEGEKSPWRVHVRRPCFWFYQSYAELVKGGLLADSVATMSSLNVIAGELDC
- a CDS encoding NADH-quinone oxidoreductase subunit A; the protein is MDSAPEHLGPLLIQFLLGVGFSALILTLAILIGPKKKSKPQDTFECGVQYYGDARGLFNIKFYLVAVLFILFDIEAVFLFPYAVNLIGFKNAGIGFFLIFEMFVFVLTLVVGLYYIWKKGALEWD
- the nuoH gene encoding NADH-quinone oxidoreductase subunit NuoH, which encodes MNWNEILFWLLKSGLFFFILITACAYYTLAERRVAGFIQDRKGPNRAGIFGLLQPLADGIKFLTKEEVFPLNVNRVMYLIAPGISMTCAIMAWSVVPLGGQIPLPGFLQNATGLQFLDLQVANPDTGILFLFAISSLAVYGIIIAGWASNNKYSLLGGIRATAQMISYELPLSMSVASIVIITGSLKLTDISASQAGLWNIFKLPGFIAFFLFVVAMFAETNRLPFDLAEAESELVVGFHTEYGAFKFALFFIAEYMNMITMSCVVTLLFFGGYQVPFGILDGHVLQPLFGLFFFLGKVLFFTFLFLWVRWTLPRFRYDQLMSLGWKKLIPWAILNIVIASIYIQF
- a CDS encoding NADH-quinone oxidoreductase subunit C, producing the protein MKEAVESFLKDKFPHFLDKQESVVSNVPVFFLKPEGLVPVLTALKNDPTLYYNFLNDLTAIDWLGKKEPRFEVCYLLRSANKSSSRIQIKVRVEEGESVPSIVSVFKGANWPEREVYDLFGIPFANHPNLDRILMPDNFQGHPLRKDFPLEGFGQDYLIEDLLQMHISEDITKEGGK
- a CDS encoding NADH-quinone oxidoreductase subunit B; its protein translation is MGLSDLSKAPGQALGDMIQLGNVESVIQWGRSYSLWPYPFATACCGIEYMSTSCSDYDIARFGAERPSFSPRQADMILVLGTITYKMAPVLRQIYDQMAEPKFVISVGACASSGGMFNTYGVLQGVDRILPVDVYVPGCPPRPEAILDALVKLQQKLKTQGLEERRQEVMHKIQELNERNKPLVVR
- the nuoK gene encoding NADH-quinone oxidoreductase subunit NuoK; translated protein: MNLWISGIPVEYFLTLAMIIFTIGVAGVMVRRSAVLIFMSVELILNSVNLVFVTFSKALHQVDGEVVVFFVMAIAAAEAAIGLAIVIAIHRLKKTSYVDEMNLMKW
- a CDS encoding NADH-quinone oxidoreductase subunit J family protein, which codes for MILSSLGVIFHPNAITAAVLLVLSFFSLAAIYAVMNAIFIATMQLLVYAGAIMVLVVFVLMLLSLRDDAPQFFIFEKPVKKLLYLTLVAFLGVLLITAVHDGIPSRTSERIGYLSNSNVEYSFDIPKGGNTANGVGSTSSGNTAVVGTAMFLRYLLPFELISILLLAAVLGAVVLGKKNLANKGLEGEKP